The Arvicanthis niloticus isolate mArvNil1 chromosome 2, mArvNil1.pat.X, whole genome shotgun sequence genome includes a window with the following:
- the Matn4 gene encoding matrilin-4 isoform X1 has product MRGLFCWPLSLVLLSLQSWETQLQSAGPRCYTGPLDLVFMIDSSRSVRPFEFETMRQFLVGLLRSLDVGLNTTRVGVIQYSSQVQSVFPLRAFSRREDMERAIRAVVPLAQGTMTGLAIQYAMNVAFSEAEGARPLEERVPRVLVIVTDGRPQDRVAEVAAQARARGIEIYAVGVQRADVGSLRAMASPPLDQHVFLVESFDLIQEFGLQFQGRLCGKDLCAELRHGCQHLCVNAPGTFYCACSSGYKLAPDNKNCLAMDLCAEGTHGCEHLCVNSLDSYFCRCRAGFALQQDQRSCRAIDYCSFGNHSCQHECVSTSVGPQCRCREGYDLLPDGRSCRVRDFCNGVDHGCEFQCVSEGLSFHCLCPEGRRLQADGRSCDRCREGHVDLVLLVDGSKSVRPQNFELVKRFVNQIVDFLDVSPEGTRVGLVQFSSRVRTEFPLGRYGTAAEVKQAVLAVEYMERGTMTGLALRHMVEHSFSEAQGARPRVLNVPRVGLVFTDGRSQDDISVWAARAKEEGIVMYAVGVGKAVEEELREIASEPPELHVSYSPDFSTMTHLLENLKGSICPEEGISAGTELRSPCECESLVEFQGRTLGALESLTQNLARLTERLEELENQLANQK; this is encoded by the exons ATGAGAGGCCTTTTTTGCTGGCCACTGTCTCTGGTGCTGCTCTCCCTGCAGTCCTGGGAAACccagctccagtctgcag GTCCTAGGTGCTATACTGGGCCCCTGGATTTGGTGTTCATGATTGATAGCTCCCGCAGCGTGCGCCCCTTCGAGTTCGAGACCATGAGGCAGTTTCTAGTGGGCCTTCTCCGCAGCCTGGACGTGGGTCTGAACACCACGCGCGTGGGCGTGATCCAGTATTCTAGCCAAGTGCAAAGCGTCTTTCCCCTGCGCGCCTTCTCACGGCGCGAGGATATGGAACGCGCCATCCGCGCGGTGGTGCCGCTGGCACAGGGCACCATGACCGGGCTGGCGATCCAGTACGCCATGAACGTGGCCTTCAGCGAGGCCGAAGGCGCGCGCCCATTGGAGGAGCGAGTGCCGCGCGTCTTGGTCATCGTGACGGACGGGCGACCTCAAGACCGAGTGGCCGAAGTGGCCGCTCAGGCGCGCGCCCGCGGCATTGAGATCTACGCGGTAGGGGTGCAGCGAGCCGATGTGGGATCTCTGCGTGCCATGGCTTCGCCGCCGCTGGACCAGCATGTCTTTTTGGTGGAGTCCTTCGATCTCATTCAGGAGTTTGGCTTGCAGTTCCAGGGCCGGCTGTGCG GGAAGGATCTGTGTGCTGAGTTGAGACATGGCTGCCAACATCTGTGTGTCAACGCCCCAGGAACATTCTACTGCGCCTGCAGCTCTGGTTACAAGCTAGCACCAGATAACAAGAATTGTTTGG CCATGGATCTCTGTGCTGAAGGAACTCATGGTTGTGAACACCTCTGTGTCAACTCCCTGGACTCTTATTTCTGCCGTTGTCGAGCTGGCTTTGCACTCCAGCAGGACCAGAGGAGCTGCAGGG CCATTGACTACTGCAGCTTTGGAAACCATAGCTGTCAGCACGAGTGTGTGAGCACTTCGGTGGGGCCACAGTGTCGCTGCAGAGAGGGCTATGACCTGCTGCCTGATGGGAGAAGCTGTCGGG TCAGGGACTTCTGCAATGGTGTGGACCATGGCTGTGAGTTCCAGTGTGTGAGCGAGGGTCTTTCCTTTCACTGTCTGTGCCCTGAGGGGAGGCGACTTCAGGCTGATGGCAGAAGCTGTGACC GGTGCCGTGAGGGCCACGTGGATCTTGTTCTCCTGGTGGATGGCTCCAAGAGTGTGCGCCCACAGAACTTCGAGCTGGTGAAGCGCTTCGTGAACCAGATTGTGGATTTCCTCGACGTGTCCCCCGAGGGCACACGTGTTGGGTTGGTGCAGTTCTCCAGCCGGGTGCGCACCGAGTTCCCTCTGGGCCGCTATGGCACCGCAGCTGAGGTGAAGCAGGCAGTTTTGGCCGTGGAGTACATGGAGCGTGGCACCATGACAGGGCTGGCGCTGCGTCACATGGTGGAGCACAGCTTCTCAGAGGCGCAGGGAGCGCGTCCTCGCGTCCTCAACGTGCCTCGTGTGGGCCTGGTGTTCACTGATGGCCGCTCTCAGGACGACATTTCAGTGTGGGCAGCTCGCGCCAAAGAGGAAG GCATCGTCATGTATGCCGTGGGCGTGGGCAAGGCTGTGGAGGAAGAGCTGCGGGAGATTGCATCCGAACCGCCGGAGCTGCACGTGTCTTACTCTCCGGACTTCAGCACCATGACGCACCTGCTGGAGAATCTCAAAGGCAGCATTTGCCCAG AGGAGGGCATCAGCGCCGGGACAGAGCTCCGGAGTCCCTGCGAATGCGAAAGCCTGGTGGAGTTCCAGGGACGCACGCTTGGGGCGCTCGAGAGCCTGACACAGAACC TGGCCCGGTTGACAGAGcgcctggaggagctggagaaccAGCTGGCTAACCAGAAGTGA
- the Matn4 gene encoding matrilin-4 isoform X2, protein MRGLFCWPLSLVLLSLQSWETQLQSAGPRCYTGPLDLVFMIDSSRSVRPFEFETMRQFLVGLLRSLDVGLNTTRVGVIQYSSQVQSVFPLRAFSRREDMERAIRAVVPLAQGTMTGLAIQYAMNVAFSEAEGARPLEERVPRVLVIVTDGRPQDRVAEVAAQARARGIEIYAVGVQRADVGSLRAMASPPLDQHVFLVESFDLIQEFGLQFQGRLCGKDLCAELRHGCQHLCVNAPGTFYCACSSGYKLAPDNKNCLAMDLCAEGTHGCEHLCVNSLDSYFCRCRAGFALQQDQRSCRAIDYCSFGNHSCQHECVSTSVGPQCRCREGYDLLPDGRSCRVRDFCNGVDHGCEFQCVSEGLSFHCLCPEGRRLQADGRSCDRCREGHVDLVLLVDGSKSVRPQNFELVKRFVNQIVDFLDVSPEGTRVGLVQFSSRVRTEFPLGRYGTAAEVKQAVLAVEYMERGTMTGLALRHMVEHSFSEAQGARPRVLNVPRVGLVFTDGRSQDDISVWAARAKEEGIVMYAVGVGKAVEEELREIASEPPELHVSYSPDFSTMTHLLENLKGSICPELVV, encoded by the exons ATGAGAGGCCTTTTTTGCTGGCCACTGTCTCTGGTGCTGCTCTCCCTGCAGTCCTGGGAAACccagctccagtctgcag GTCCTAGGTGCTATACTGGGCCCCTGGATTTGGTGTTCATGATTGATAGCTCCCGCAGCGTGCGCCCCTTCGAGTTCGAGACCATGAGGCAGTTTCTAGTGGGCCTTCTCCGCAGCCTGGACGTGGGTCTGAACACCACGCGCGTGGGCGTGATCCAGTATTCTAGCCAAGTGCAAAGCGTCTTTCCCCTGCGCGCCTTCTCACGGCGCGAGGATATGGAACGCGCCATCCGCGCGGTGGTGCCGCTGGCACAGGGCACCATGACCGGGCTGGCGATCCAGTACGCCATGAACGTGGCCTTCAGCGAGGCCGAAGGCGCGCGCCCATTGGAGGAGCGAGTGCCGCGCGTCTTGGTCATCGTGACGGACGGGCGACCTCAAGACCGAGTGGCCGAAGTGGCCGCTCAGGCGCGCGCCCGCGGCATTGAGATCTACGCGGTAGGGGTGCAGCGAGCCGATGTGGGATCTCTGCGTGCCATGGCTTCGCCGCCGCTGGACCAGCATGTCTTTTTGGTGGAGTCCTTCGATCTCATTCAGGAGTTTGGCTTGCAGTTCCAGGGCCGGCTGTGCG GGAAGGATCTGTGTGCTGAGTTGAGACATGGCTGCCAACATCTGTGTGTCAACGCCCCAGGAACATTCTACTGCGCCTGCAGCTCTGGTTACAAGCTAGCACCAGATAACAAGAATTGTTTGG CCATGGATCTCTGTGCTGAAGGAACTCATGGTTGTGAACACCTCTGTGTCAACTCCCTGGACTCTTATTTCTGCCGTTGTCGAGCTGGCTTTGCACTCCAGCAGGACCAGAGGAGCTGCAGGG CCATTGACTACTGCAGCTTTGGAAACCATAGCTGTCAGCACGAGTGTGTGAGCACTTCGGTGGGGCCACAGTGTCGCTGCAGAGAGGGCTATGACCTGCTGCCTGATGGGAGAAGCTGTCGGG TCAGGGACTTCTGCAATGGTGTGGACCATGGCTGTGAGTTCCAGTGTGTGAGCGAGGGTCTTTCCTTTCACTGTCTGTGCCCTGAGGGGAGGCGACTTCAGGCTGATGGCAGAAGCTGTGACC GGTGCCGTGAGGGCCACGTGGATCTTGTTCTCCTGGTGGATGGCTCCAAGAGTGTGCGCCCACAGAACTTCGAGCTGGTGAAGCGCTTCGTGAACCAGATTGTGGATTTCCTCGACGTGTCCCCCGAGGGCACACGTGTTGGGTTGGTGCAGTTCTCCAGCCGGGTGCGCACCGAGTTCCCTCTGGGCCGCTATGGCACCGCAGCTGAGGTGAAGCAGGCAGTTTTGGCCGTGGAGTACATGGAGCGTGGCACCATGACAGGGCTGGCGCTGCGTCACATGGTGGAGCACAGCTTCTCAGAGGCGCAGGGAGCGCGTCCTCGCGTCCTCAACGTGCCTCGTGTGGGCCTGGTGTTCACTGATGGCCGCTCTCAGGACGACATTTCAGTGTGGGCAGCTCGCGCCAAAGAGGAAG GCATCGTCATGTATGCCGTGGGCGTGGGCAAGGCTGTGGAGGAAGAGCTGCGGGAGATTGCATCCGAACCGCCGGAGCTGCACGTGTCTTACTCTCCGGACTTCAGCACCATGACGCACCTGCTGGAGAATCTCAAAGGCAGCATTTGCCCAG AGCTAGTTGTTTAA
- the Rbpjl gene encoding recombining binding protein suppressor of hairless-like protein isoform X1 — translation MDPGETTDPSVPPGPLTHLSLPDSSEVRLQRDGPSLLGSWTRSPPEHAAILREGVRTCLQQRCEQTVWILHAKVAQKSYGNEKRFFCPPPCVYLAGPGWRVKPMQGQAHQSAETGPTVCGYMGLDGASGSAPETQKLNFEEQPDSREFGCAKTLYISDADKRKHFRLVLRLVLRGGQELGTFHSSLIKVISKPSQKKQSLKNTDLCISSGSKVSLFNRLRSQTVSTRYLSVEDGAFVASARQWAAFTLHLADGHCSQGDFPPQEGYIRYGSLVQLVCTVTGITLPPMIIRKVAKQCALLDVDEPISQLHKCAFQFPSDTPGGAGTYLCLATEKVVRFQASLCPKEANRALLNDSSCWTIIGTESVEFSFSTSLTCTRQPVTPVPLINTLELSGGGDVATLELHGENFHAGLKVWFGDVEAETMYRSPRSLVCVVPDVAAFGSDWRWLRTPITVPVSLLRGDALFYPSAFSFTYTPEYSPRPRPPNAQEPAPDADSLLESIHHEFTRTNFHLFCPT, via the exons ATGGACCCCGGGGAGACAACAG ACCCCTCGGTGCCCCCGGGCCCTTTAACTCACCTGAGCCTGCCGGACAGCTCAGAGGTGCGGCTACAGAGAGACGGGCCCAGCCtcctggggagttggaccag GTCACCCCCGGAGCATGCCGCCATCCTGAGGGAAGGCGTGCGGACATGCCTGCAGCAAAGATGTGAGCAGACTGTGTGGATCCTGCATGCCAAGGTGGCTCAGAAATCCTATGGAAATGAGAAGCG GTTCTTCTGCCCTCCGCCCTGTGTCTACCTTGCCGGGCCCGGCTGGAGGGTGAAGCCAATGCAAGGCCAAG CCCACCAGTCTGCGGAGACCGGGCCCACGGTCTGCGGTTACATGGGACTGGACGGCGCGTCCGGCAGCGCTCCTGAGACTCAGAAGTTGAACTTCGAAGAGCAGCCGGACTCCAGG GAATTTGGTTGTGCCAAGACCCTGTACATCTCCGACGCGGACAAGAGGAAGCACTTCCGGCTGGTGCTGAGGCTGGTGCTGCGGGGCGGCCAGGAGCTGGGCACTTTCCACAGTAGCCTCATCAAGGTGATCTCCAAGCCTTCACAGAAGAAGCAGTCGCTGAAAAACACAGACC TGTGCATCTCCTCGGGCTCCAAAGTCTCCCTTTTCAATCGCCTGCGCTCCCAGACAGTGTCCACACGCTACCTCTCTGTGGAAGACGGGGCGTTTGTGGCTAGCGCAAGACAGTGGGCTGCCTTCACCCTCCATCTGG CTGATGGGCACTGTTCCCAAGGGGACTTCCCACCCCAGGAAGGTTACATCCGCTACGGCTCCCTGGTGCAGCTTGTCTGCACGGTCACGGGCATCACACTGCCTCCTATG ATCATCCGAAAAGTGGCCAAGCAGTGTGCCCTCCTTGACGTGGACGAACCCATATCCCAGCTGCACAAGTGTGCGTTCCAGTTTCCAAGTGACACCCCAGGAGGGGCTGGCACCTACTTATGCCTTGCCACAGAGAAGGTGGTGCGATTCCAG GCTTCCCTCTGCCCTAAGGAGGCCAACAGGGCGCTGCTCAACGACAGCTCTTGCTGGACCATCATTGGCACCGAGTCAGTGGAGTTCTCCTTCAGCACCAGCCTGACCTGTACTCGGCAGCCTGTCACTCCGGTGCCTCTCATCAACACTCTGGAG CTGAGCGGCGGAGGTGATGTGGCCACGCTGGAGCTGCACGGAGAGAATTTCCACGCTGGGCTCAAGGTGTGGTTCGGAGATGTGGAGGCAGAAACCATGTACAG GAGCCCTCGGTCCTTGGTGTGCGTGGTGCCAGACGTGGCAGCCTTCGGCAGCGACTGGCGATGGCTGCGCACTCCCATCACCGTGCCCGTGAGCCTGCTGCGCGGGGATGCGCTCTTCTACCCCAGCGCCTTCTCCTTCACCTACACCCCAGAATACAGCCCGCGACCAAGGCCGCCCAACGCCCAAGAGCCTGCCCCCGACGCAGACTCACTTCTGGAGAGCATCCACCACGAGTTCACACGCACCAACTTCCACCTCTTCTGCCCCACCTAG
- the Rbpjl gene encoding recombining binding protein suppressor of hairless-like protein isoform X2 codes for MPRWLRNPMEMRSAHQSAETGPTVCGYMGLDGASGSAPETQKLNFEEQPDSREFGCAKTLYISDADKRKHFRLVLRLVLRGGQELGTFHSSLIKVISKPSQKKQSLKNTDLCISSGSKVSLFNRLRSQTVSTRYLSVEDGAFVASARQWAAFTLHLADGHCSQGDFPPQEGYIRYGSLVQLVCTVTGITLPPMIIRKVAKQCALLDVDEPISQLHKCAFQFPSDTPGGAGTYLCLATEKVVRFQASLCPKEANRALLNDSSCWTIIGTESVEFSFSTSLTCTRQPVTPVPLINTLELSGGGDVATLELHGENFHAGLKVWFGDVEAETMYRSPRSLVCVVPDVAAFGSDWRWLRTPITVPVSLLRGDALFYPSAFSFTYTPEYSPRPRPPNAQEPAPDADSLLESIHHEFTRTNFHLFCPT; via the exons ATGCCAAGGTGGCTCAGAAATCCTATGGAAATGAGAAGCG CCCACCAGTCTGCGGAGACCGGGCCCACGGTCTGCGGTTACATGGGACTGGACGGCGCGTCCGGCAGCGCTCCTGAGACTCAGAAGTTGAACTTCGAAGAGCAGCCGGACTCCAGG GAATTTGGTTGTGCCAAGACCCTGTACATCTCCGACGCGGACAAGAGGAAGCACTTCCGGCTGGTGCTGAGGCTGGTGCTGCGGGGCGGCCAGGAGCTGGGCACTTTCCACAGTAGCCTCATCAAGGTGATCTCCAAGCCTTCACAGAAGAAGCAGTCGCTGAAAAACACAGACC TGTGCATCTCCTCGGGCTCCAAAGTCTCCCTTTTCAATCGCCTGCGCTCCCAGACAGTGTCCACACGCTACCTCTCTGTGGAAGACGGGGCGTTTGTGGCTAGCGCAAGACAGTGGGCTGCCTTCACCCTCCATCTGG CTGATGGGCACTGTTCCCAAGGGGACTTCCCACCCCAGGAAGGTTACATCCGCTACGGCTCCCTGGTGCAGCTTGTCTGCACGGTCACGGGCATCACACTGCCTCCTATG ATCATCCGAAAAGTGGCCAAGCAGTGTGCCCTCCTTGACGTGGACGAACCCATATCCCAGCTGCACAAGTGTGCGTTCCAGTTTCCAAGTGACACCCCAGGAGGGGCTGGCACCTACTTATGCCTTGCCACAGAGAAGGTGGTGCGATTCCAG GCTTCCCTCTGCCCTAAGGAGGCCAACAGGGCGCTGCTCAACGACAGCTCTTGCTGGACCATCATTGGCACCGAGTCAGTGGAGTTCTCCTTCAGCACCAGCCTGACCTGTACTCGGCAGCCTGTCACTCCGGTGCCTCTCATCAACACTCTGGAG CTGAGCGGCGGAGGTGATGTGGCCACGCTGGAGCTGCACGGAGAGAATTTCCACGCTGGGCTCAAGGTGTGGTTCGGAGATGTGGAGGCAGAAACCATGTACAG GAGCCCTCGGTCCTTGGTGTGCGTGGTGCCAGACGTGGCAGCCTTCGGCAGCGACTGGCGATGGCTGCGCACTCCCATCACCGTGCCCGTGAGCCTGCTGCGCGGGGATGCGCTCTTCTACCCCAGCGCCTTCTCCTTCACCTACACCCCAGAATACAGCCCGCGACCAAGGCCGCCCAACGCCCAAGAGCCTGCCCCCGACGCAGACTCACTTCTGGAGAGCATCCACCACGAGTTCACACGCACCAACTTCCACCTCTTCTGCCCCACCTAG